GTCAGACAACTCACGATTAAGAGCTCTGGAACTGATTTAGCTGTTGCTGCAGCACATTCTGCAGTGTTTGAACAGTTTGAAGCAGTCACACTATCATTTCTTAAGGAAGTAGTGcaacaaatgaaaattacaaatTGCCCTTTGGACTTTGTTCCAACCAAATTGCTAAAAGAGGTCTTTACCACTGTAGGGCCTTTTCTGTTGGTTTTCATTAATAAATGTCTTAGCTTAGGATATGTTCCTGCTGCTTTTAAACACGCTGTGGTTAGGCCTTTACTCAAAAAACCTAATCTGGATCCCTCAGTTTTGTCTAATTTTAGACCAGTTTCCCACCTGCCCTTTCTTTCAAAAGTGCtagaaaaagttgtttttacaCAACTATAttcttttttagaaaataactcAGTTTTCGAGAAATTTCAATCGGGATTCAGATCGCGACATAGCACTGAGTCCGCACTGTTAAAGGTGCATAACGATATTGCTCGGTTTGTTGATGCTAAGAGCcctgttattttagtattacttGATCTCACGGCGGCTTTTGATACAGTGGACCATGAAGTCCTTCTGTCTCGCCTTAATCACCATGTTGGCATTCGGGGTACTGCACTTCAGTGGTTCTCGTCATATTTGACCAATAGAACTTTTTCTGTAGCGATTGGGGATGattaatgtcattaatgacattaAACTATGGTTAGAGCAAAATTTCCTTCAtttaaatgaagaaaagactGAGTATATTTTATTCGGAGAATCTGTAACTTCCGACTTTAATGCGCTGACTTCAAAGCTTAGACCATCAATCAGAAATCTCGGTGTGACTTTTGATAGTAGCCTGAAATTTGATAAACAAATTGACAGTGTGGTTAAAGCTAGTTTCTTTCAATTACGTCTCTTGACCAAGGTCAAACCATTTCTGAATCGCTCTGATCTTGAGAAAGCTATTCACGCTTTTATCAGCTCAAGATTAGATTATTGTAATGCACTTTATGTTGGTGTCTCACAGTCATCCCTCAGGCGCCTTCAGCTGGTGCAGAATGCTGCAGCCCGTCTTTTAACCAATACACGCAAACGTGAGCACATAACTCCGATTCTCTATTCGctccactggcttccagttTCTTTTAGAGTTGATTTTAAGatacttttgtttgtttttaaagctctCAATGGCCTTGCCCCTCTTTATGTAACTGAGATGCTGGCTCTGTATCAGCCAACCAGGGCTCTTAGGTCAACAAACCAACTTTTACTGGAAGTCCCAAGGTCACGGTGCAAACACTGGGGTGACCAGGCTTTTTCTGTTGCTGGGCCCAGACTCTGGAATAAGCTCCCCGCCGATATGCGCACTATCACTGACCTGGGCCTTTTTAAAGCTAAGcttaaaacttatttatttagacTGGCTTTTAATATCTAGCAGTTGTGCTGgcattttgtgtattttgtgtatttttttattcattttcttgttgcttattaatttttgtttacattgttttgtttttattggaaAGCACTTTGGTTCACCTTGAGTGTTGTAAAgggctgtataaataaatgttgattgattgattgattgattgattaaagTTAAAGTAAAGTTTTTACAGAgcattatttacacattttgaTTTCCAATACTTTGTACTTTAAACTTCCTACTGTCTATTCAGTATTTCCCATGTGACAGACAAAACAATTTAGTAGTTGTGGTGCTTCTAATTAATATGTAGCAATTACGTCAAAAGGAAATATAATTAAttgtgattcattaaaaaagaataaaaaccaACTGATGTGGCAGAATTAATATAACAATCATCTAATGTGTTGTAGATTAgctaataaacattaataattaatcataactagttataattaattataaatatttggatcagtttataaaattaacttaatgtaataaaaataatattacaatcaattaacctgttgtccaatgaacacacagtgttaattgtttattaattctaagaaatgttcatttccaggttatgggaaataacaatcttattgtacagtactactaagagcctgtagtcaggatctgcatgaatagggactccagtATATGAGCATGAAACACAGACAACTTTatgtgtgacatgaacaagactttcttaactactctaacattcacacacaatcatgcatacagtttaccaagggaaagagagagctgaagcaaagtacaggaagcaagatgttacagcattgtttgacattcagcagatcaacagccttgagcaaaccatcagtttagttctAACAcgcccttctttaaaaggggtaaggatactcaatgtatcagttaatgagactaagtttgatacttgcatgtctcgcCCATTTGAAGTAAAactgcaatttgtggaggctcccattgaatctttgctgatattgtcttgacaAAAGAGAgtcagttggattcagaggatctttggtgaatggaaggtctaagccgaagcctggcacaagcttggggttccttagaagcttctagtaGGCCTACAGCATCATCTTGAcatcagcatttgtcagtaaaagagaagagaagcttgatcttgtgatcagtgattttaaagggtgaagatgtcacaccctcttaaggtgtctgagccaataaggagtttcccttttagagggaagttttacgagtctttgttctctagcaagatattagcataagacactgtattggatgaatgagagaagaaccttctagattcttataatactaatgtgtcaaagagttagtaacatgtaacaaattgccaaataggaaatgaaagttggaatccgtagataccaaacatgctacccatgtgatttcagttaactatacatttgcaactctggaacattaataccaaaatagttcaaaagagagaattaatacatagaataaagcctattaaaaaaaaaaaaaaaagtcatgagatgggaaaattggatacatgtttatacatttcccaagtggttatatagagaatacataggattaaaaGGTTTCAATTGTCTTTCTCAGAAAGAATGAAGTCAGAATCACTAGTCTCTGCAAAATGCTTTCTGATCGTAAAAGTTCTTATCAGTTTTCCTGTGtcctgtaacaggacacctagttctGCCTGTGTGTTAGCTACATTTGGGATGATAGTTGCAGTCTAGGGGGATGGGTTCATAGAACTTTGATAGAGTCAGTTTCTggataattcattaaatataatgaataattgtggGTCTGATTGGTCCAGATGCTACAGTTTAGtgaacatttattgtttatgtTTGTGTCTGTCTGATGTACATTGTAGTTTGTCATGAATTGACACATGATGATGGTGGGATACGAGACTGGAGTAGGAGCAGAATCTAGAGGCTGAAGACAAACAGATGATGTTAGTGGAGTGAGATTTATGCTTTACAGTGCAGAGTTACAGTGTGATTCAGTCCTGACTAAAGCAGCATAACTACAAGGTTAAGACATAAGTTAGGTGTATGCCAGGCTAAAGACACGAGTCTATATTCAAGACTTGAACTGTGAGAGTGTGTCTGAGTCCTGAACATTGCCagcaatattatatttttaacttaGAAAATGAATAATTGTCACCTGGTCTAGAGGAAAAACACCTGTTTTCActgactatttaaaaaaaaaaataattaatgaattcatacattttcaaatagtaCCTTCATCTTTGAAAGTGCCTGGTAAAAGTGGACCTTTTTGTTTGTGTCCAATAGCAGTGAGTCAGTGAAGGACGATGGCTTCCGCTGAACCGCACTACGACGCACCAGATGAGCAGGAAGAAGAAAAGCTGAAACACAAGGAAGGTAATAAAGGAAAGAATATCAGtgaataaaattaaagttgTCATTTTAGAAATGTCATTAATCTCTCTCTATTCTAGTCCAGATGAGCAGCAGCACTCAATGTGGAGTCGGTGTTCATGTGAACGCTGAAACAGGAGCAACTGTAAATGCTCCTTTACTCACTGGAAACACCTTCACAAGCCCAGTGAACTTCATCTACAACTCTGCAGGAAATGGTATCAATATAACAGTGCTTACTGAGACACAACTAATGAAGTTTGTTTTATGGCATTATTGCTAATGGGCAGACATGCTTTAGTCTTTTCTTCAGTTTATCTGTATATTTTGCCTTTAATTTTTGACTTCTCTCCTTTTGTTTCTCCACACAGAGACACAAAAAGCCTCAGAGAGAGAGCCAGAGAAGCAAACAGTAGATCAAGGTACAACAATCGTGTTTTCTCACACTGCACTGACAGATTATGACCGACACCAACAGACACATTCGTTGGGTCTGGTTGGATCATTGTGTTTTCCCCTGTTGACAGTGGCTGGTGTTGGTTTTCATCAACTGAACATGTTCAATCAGTGTTTATCAGGATGTGGAATGTTTGAGCAGGGACATAATGTTATGCAGCTCACACGCAGTGTTGAAGTATACATTACTTATtatcattaatcattaatatcattaattattacaaacaatttataatttattcatagtTTACATATTGTAGTCTCTGCATTGTTAATAGATAAATATTTATGGTGACTCTGCCTAGTCatgttttttatactgtacagtCTGTATATTCTATCAACCTATACTaactctaatattaatataataagtaacaatatatatatatatataaaatattccatgacctaatctaaagtgttaaTCATTTATGGATAATAAGTTGTTAACAAAGCATAGATAAAGATTATCTAACTCTTTACATATaagataattaaacaataataatttggttAATTATAGTGACAATGAATGGGGAACTCACTATTTGTATAAATTAACAATGTAGAGGCTACAATATATTAACTATGAATGAACTATACACCAATAGTTTGGAAATTATTTTTAAGTACTTTATTACTGTATACTAATTATAAGGTGTTAACCAATAATGTGCAtgttcattataattaataatcattttcTGTACATGAAATATGATATGATGTAAGATTTTGATTGCTCACCCCTACAAGGTGTGTATGTGAGTTGACATAAGTTAAGGCATTTCCATGACCACAAATGTAGTCAACTTAAGCATAATCTGtgtaaaacatcatttaaaCACTGTTACAGTATGAGAGTGATTAATCTGAATATAGTAGAAACACACTTTACAAGTTGCCACACATTTGCGgtggttatttttgtaatgGGAATCACAGACTAAATTGGAATTcaaatatagtttttattatttattgaaaatcTGTTAACATTTTGCTGATGTTTTCCCCTCTTTCTCAAAGGCTCAACTGCAGAGGACAGTAAAGCTGCTCATCATGATTACACAGCGACCAGCCGCAGACTGAAGATCAAATTAAAACAGGAGTGTGAGCGAATATTGGTTGGTAATTCTCAGAGGGGTCATCAGAAATACCTAAACGATATTTACACTGATCTATATGTGGTGGAGAATGAGACTGGAGGAATAGTCAGTGAGCACGAGGTGAGACAGATCGAATTCAAACGATTTGATGCCAAGGACACACCGATCCAgtgcaataatatttttaaagttaataATGGTCGACGAAACAGTAAAGTGCTGACGATGGGCATCGCAGGGATAGGAAAAACAGTGTCCATCAATAAATTAATCCTTGACTGggctgaaggaaaagaaaatcaGGATATTGACTTAATTTTTCCGCTTCCGTTCCGTCAGCTAAATCTGATCAGAAATAATTTCAGTCTAAtgggactgcttcacaaatacTTCTTTAATGATCCTAAAGAACTGCCCTCTCTTCCTGAAGGTGATGGTAAAatcatgttcatttttgatgGGCTGGATGAATGTCGCTTCCCTTTGAGCTTTAAACAGGATGACAGATTTACAGATGTTCACAAAGAAAAACAGTGAGTAAAATGATTACAAGCTTAATCAAGAAACATCTGGTTCCcactgctctcatctggatcacatccagaccagcagcagccagTCTGATACCCCGAAACTACATTGATCAGGTGACTGAAGTGCGCGGATTTAACAATAAACAGAAAGAGCaatacttcaacaaaaatagcaGTTCTGAGGTTGCTGGGAACATCATCCGTCATATAAGGAAATCCAGGAGCCTgtacatcatgtgccacatcccCATTTTCTGCTGGATCTCTCTCACTGTTCTTAAGCCTCTACTGGCTCAAAAGAGTGATGAAAAAACTCCCACAACTCTCACAGGGATGTACACAAACTTCTTACTTACTCAGCAGCAACAGATGGAGGAAAAATACAGTTATGATCCTGAACCTAAAGCCAATGCAAGGTCTTTTGATCAGATTATTCTGAAGCTTGGGAAACTGGCCTTTCAACAGCTGGAGAAAGGAAACCTGATTTTCTACAAAGAAGATCTTGAGGAATGTGGACTAGATGTCAATGACGAGACTATATTCTCTGGGTTATGCACTCAGATCTTTCAGGAAGAAAAGGCTATTTCAGCAAGAAACGTTTGCAGCTTCATACATCTCAGCATCCAGGAATTCCTTGCTGCTCTTTATGTGTTTTTGATtagcaaagaaaagaaaacaaccCCATTTCTTGAATCCTGGAGAGAAAAACTGAAATGGAATCTTTCCAAAAAGCCACTGTTTAAACTTCATAAGGCTGCAGTCAACAAGGCTGTGCAAAGTGAGAACGGACACCTGGACCTTTTCCTCCGGTTTCTTCTGGGTCTCTCACAGGAGTCCAATCAGAGTGACCTGAAGCAACTACTGCCAAAACTGACACTGAAAAGAGAGAATGTTGAAGACACTGTTGACTATATTAAACAGACAATAGAGACAGAGAAATCAGTAGAGAGGACCATCAATCTCTTCCACTGTCTGAGTGAACTGAAAGATAACTTTGTGGAGGAAATCCAGAAGAATCTGAGCTCAGGAAATCTTACAGCACAGAATCTCTCCTCTGCTCAGTGGTCTGCTCTGGTGTTTGTGCTCCTCATGTCAGAAGAGACTCAAGAGATGTTTGAACTGCAGAAATACAAAAGATCTGATGAAGCACTGATAAAACTGCTGCCAGTGATCAAAAACACCAGAAGAGCACTGTAAGAGTcttctttacatttatttatatacattgtTGGTCTTTTGTAATTGGGCCTTCTTTTTCCATGGGTGACTTGTTGGCCTAGACTGttcagaaaaatgaataaatgtatcaaTGTGTGTAATGATATTGAAACTGAAAATAATAGTTTGATGttttatgaagaaaaaatagttttagtttgCTTACATCACTACAGTCAAAcactgtgtcctaaccagacccGATGCGATAAGATTCCAACAACAAGCAATTTGACTGTCAACACTAGATGTGACGCGATAATGAGAAgcgataaaatcaatcaaaaaccacagccaatcagaagagagtgtgggcgggctctctcggcaagagcacagcagacacaatgaaataggcacagaatgatattcaaactcacataGATGCTTTtagcattaaataaagcacataaacagtatATTTTCATTATCAGTATATTATCATTGCTATACTTGCTGTTGTTGGTCAAGTTGCAATGTTGCAGAGAAATAGAAACcatttttaaaatagaattGTCGTGTGCCATGGTTGTTTAGGACAAaaattaacatggaaaagaaaCCTTTTATCATGTGTTGCGGCATCGTGCCTGGTTAGGATATTGTGAAAGGGTTTTCCAAGTTATCTATGCTCTAGATTGTAAACATTACCTAATAAGCATTAATAttgctgtttgttttgttcacTACACAGGCTACAGAGCTGCAATCTCACTGCTCAGTGTTGTGAGAGTTTGTCATCAGCT
The Megalobrama amblycephala isolate DHTTF-2021 linkage group LG19, ASM1881202v1, whole genome shotgun sequence DNA segment above includes these coding regions:
- the LOC125253943 gene encoding NLR family CARD domain-containing protein 3-like, whose product is MASAEPHYDAPDEQEEEKLKHKEVQMSSSTQCGVGVHVNAETGATVNAPLLTGNTFTSPVNFIYNSAGNETQKASEREPEKQTVDQGSTAEDSKAAHHDYTATSRRLKIKLKQECERILVGNSQRGHQKYLNDIYTDLYVVENETGGIVSEHEVRQIEFKRFDAKDTPIQCNNIFKVNNGRRNSKVLTMGIAGIGKTVSINKLILDWAEGKENQDIDLIFPLPFRQLNLIRNNFSLMGLLHKYFFNDPKELPSLPEGDGKIMFIFDGLDECRFPLSFKQDDRFTDVHKEKQ